From one Rhopalosiphum padi isolate XX-2018 chromosome 2, ASM2088224v1, whole genome shotgun sequence genomic stretch:
- the LOC132922498 gene encoding nose resistant to fluoxetine protein 6-like, whose product MQSMTILVSVIIAIVSGETELYQSQRWVTKILYDTLESYVPDGGPACKRDGQAYREGLKDLRLWATQMYDASAKFPTGILSGKSVDFGDYDECLETNTTNLDFKPQYCIVNIRFSPSVKLYPNYYKTTSLNIKNSSISAWEAVKLNPNPAKVQRNEISTAICIPSSCTHSDLQSTLSPKIVFAFNRQEINTTVTVDSLYCTSQHDKPTKTLGFAIFWCFILIIFILTIVGSLHDLYPKEDSESKYKPIIAAFSIQSNLKKLFYNNTKAVEFASCNFLKIIACLIVLLGHRLMYISAQPVYNTNKIEETFEIMIYGIVHNGPLVVDIFFTICGFLTFINMYTELVKTKRFNMPFILFWRWCRLIPLYGVMIAFYSFVLVHLSDGPLWKHMAVKESENCQKNWWTNLLFVNNYVNSDQPCMIQSWYMACDLHLCALGILIVYFVWKYPKCERIVLTSVIIISCFISAYVVYDHKFYPTFFGFISNLKYPPSNEVFTLLYIPTHTRATPYFVGMFAGHVYRITKIRKPDFRFPYPALCLWTIICGGLLWMMSIFYFFVHEYSVWASVLYALVFRLIYSAVISAFIVVSAVNTCFTGSWSLILAPLGRLTYGVYLGGLSMQLYHVASARTQIYFNQLILSWIVIGDSIYGFVIAFILYLLIESPFENLLKLLVNKIKGGKPKTEERISKAVEMLPHTMERHS is encoded by the exons ATGCAGTCGATGACAATTCTAGTGTCTGTTATTATAGCAATCGTGTCCGGCGAAACAGAATTATACCAGTCACAACGATgggttacaaaaatattatacgatacgcTTGAAAGTTATGTCCCGGACGGTGGACCGGCGTGTAAGCGGGATGGACAGGCATATCGCGAAGGATTGAAGGATCTCAGGCTATGGGCAACCCAAA tgtatGATGCTTCAGCAAAGTTTCCAACAGGTATATTATCTGGGAAATCAGTGGATTTTGGTGATTATGATGAATGTTTGGAAACCAACACAACTAATTTAGACTTTAAACCGCAGTATTGTATTGTTAATATACGTTTTTCACCATCTGTTAAGCTATATCCAAATTACTACAAAACCACatcacttaatattaaaaattcgtcAATTTCTGCGTGGGAAGCAGTAAAG cTAAATCCTAATCCGGCAAAGGTTCAGCGTAATGAAATCAGTACTGCGATTTGTATTCCATCCTCGTGCACTCATTCAGATCTACAGTCTACATTGTCTCCAAAAATTGTGTTTGCGTTTAACAGGCAGGAAATAAACACCACTGTTACTGTGGACTCGCTATACTGCACCTCACAACACGATAAGCCGACCAAAACATTAGGATTTGCAATTTTCtg gtgtttcatattaattattttcatattaacaaTTGTTGGATCACTACACGATTTATATCCGAAGGAAGATAGTGAATCTAAATACA aACCTATCATTGCTGCGTTTTCAATTCAATCAAACCTAAAAAagttgttttacaataatactaaAGCTGTAGAATTTGCTAGCTGTaactttcttaaaataatagctTGTTTAATCGTTTTATTAGGACACCGGTTGATGTACATTAGTGCACAGCCAGTTTATAATACTAACAAAATCGAAGAG acttttgaaattatgatttatggaaTAGTACATAACGGACCATTGgtagtagatattttttttaccatctGTGGATTTctaacttttattaatatgtacactGAACTAGTGAAAACCAAACGATTTAACAtgccatttatattattttggagaTGGTGCAG ACTGATCCCTCTATATGGTGTAATGATCGCATTTTATTCATTCGTGTTGGTACACCTCTCGGATGGTCCTTTATGGAAGCATATGGCTGTTAAAGAGTCGGAAAACTGTCAAAAAAATTGGTGGACCAACTTactgtttgtaaataattacgTGAATTCCGATCAACCA TGTATGATTCAATCCTGGTACATGGCGTGCGACTTGCATCTGTGCGCACTAGGCATACTAATTGTCTACTTTGTTTGGAAATATCCAAAGTGCGAAAGAATTGTATTGACGAGTGTTATAATCATATCATGTTTCATTTCAGCGTATGTTGTGTATGATCATAAATTTTACCCGACATTTTTTGGTTTCATTTC GAATTTGAAATACCCGCCGAGCAATGAAGTCTTCACGCTGCTGTACATACCCACGCACACGAGAGCAACGCCTTACTTCGTAGGAATGTTCGCCGGTCATGTTTACCGGATCACAAAAATCCGGAAGCCCGACTTTCGGTTCCCGTATCCGGCTCTGTGTCTGTGGACGATCATCTGCGGCGGCTTATTATGGATGATGTCCATATTCTACTTTTTCGTACACGAGTACAGCGTATGGGCAAGCGTCTTGTACGCTCTTGTGTTTCGTCTGATTTACTCGGCAGTGATTTCGGCATTTATTGTCGTTTCCGCTGTAAACACTTGTTTCACGG GATCTTGGTCATTGATACTCGCGCCATTGGGTAGACTCACATACGGAGTGTATTTGGGAGGGTTGTCAATGCAATTGTATCATGTGGCTTCCGCGCGCACTCAGATATATTTCAATCAATTAATACTT tcaTGGATTGTAATTGGTGATTCAATATATGGATTTGTCATTGCGTTCATCTTGTACTTGTTGATTGAAAGTCCATTTGAAAATCTACTGAAACTATTGGTCAACAAAATAAAAggag GAAAACCTAAGACTGAAGAAAGAATATCGAAGGCTGTTGAAATGTTACCACATACAATGGAAAGACATAGTTAA
- the LOC132922499 gene encoding small integral membrane protein 20, protein MSRLKGWKYVAFLSAFVGGIGLATYPIIIYPMTHIEDYKKSQELNRAQLDQSRIQPQVPGNMNKWTDPFERKNND, encoded by the exons atgtctcGTCTAAAAGGATGGAAGTATGTTGCATTCCTATCAGCTTTTGTTGGTGGCATAGGATTAGCAACTTACCCAATCATTATTTATCCAATGACGCACATTGAAGATTATA aaaagtcACAAGAGCTGAATCGTGCACAATTAGATCAATCTAGAATACAGCCTCAAGTTCCTGGGA atatgaaTAAATGGACTGATCCATTTGAACGAAAGAATAATGACTGA